The DNA sequence TGGAAATCCGGTCTTCCTCAAAATAAACAGGGAACATAACCTTTCGCAAATCCTGCAAAATGCTGATGATCATGCGGCGGTTTGGCAAATTCGCGCCGCCTTTGGGCATAAACAGGTTTTCGCTCTCGTAGTTAGCGGCAATTCCGATAACTGCCTGCGTAATGGAATCCTTAGGATCCTGTGCCATATCGTTAATCTCCTTTGTATGAGATGGTTTCGTTTTGATTGGTGTTTCGGTGTGCTGGATAGCAAGGCCAGGTGGACTGCCTGATACGAGCAAAGCCCGGAAAAGAACCAAGCGTTCTTCTCCAGGCCGTTAAATGTAAATTTTATTCCGAGAACAGAGGAGTGGATAAATACCGCTCTCCAGTATCCGGCAGCAAAGCGACAATAATCTTACCGGCGTTTTCCGGACGTAACGCCAGCTGGGAAGCCGCCCACAAAGCAGCGCCGGAAGAGATTCCTACCAGCACGCCTTCTGTATGGGCAAGTGCTCTTGCTGTTTCAAAAGCACTTTGGTTTTCTACCGGGATAATTTCATCGTATATGGCAGTATTCAAAACCTCCGGCACAAAGCCGGCGCCGATTCCCTGAATCTTATGAGGGCCGGGGGTTCCTTTTGCCAGAACCGGAGAATCCGCCGGTTCCACCGCTACAATTTTAACAGCGGGGTTTTGTTCTTTCAAGTATTCGCCAACACCGGTTACTGTTCCACCGGTGCCCACGCCCGCCACAAAAATATCCACCTTGCCATCGGTATCCCGCCAGATTTCGGGGCCGGTGGTGCTGCGGTGAACAGCGGGGTTGGCTGGGTTAGCAAACTGGCTGGGGATAAAGCTGCCGGGTGTTTCCGCCGCAAGCTCCTCGGCTTTGGCAATCGCTCCCCGCATCCCTCTGGCGCCCTCAGTGAGCACCACTTGGGCACCGTAAGCGGCCAGCAGAGTGCGCCGTTCTACGCTCATGGTTTCGGGCATAGTCAAAATAAGCTTATAACCCTTGGCAGCGGCCACAGCGGCCAGCCCAATGCCGGTATTGCCGCTGGTGGGCTCGATGATGACCGAATCCGGCCCCAGCAGGCCCTGTTTCTCGGCGGCTTCTACCATAGCCTTAGCGATGCGGTCTTTTACACTGCCGGCGGGATTAAAATACTCCAGCTTTCCCAGAATAACGGCGGGAAGATTATTTTGCTTGCGGTAGTTAGCTAATTCTAACAAGGGCGTATTTCCAATTAAATCGGTAATTTTAGCATAGGTTTTCATAAAAAGAAGCTCCTTTGTTTATAGTTGTAAAGGGGTTGAACAGCGGCACTGTCCCAATAGGCATAAAAGTGGATTCTGTGTTTTCAAAATCCCTATGCATATAGGATGGGGCAGGTAGGCTTGTTTTGAATGATGCTTCAACAACAATATAAACAACGACAACAACAACGCATACTATCATTCATTAAGGTTTTATCAGCAACAATTGAAATAGCAGTTTGCATGTGTTGTCACTCCTTCTTAAAATGGTGCTGCCCGGCAAATCGTCATCGGACTTGCTTCTTGCAGCCAGAGCCGCACAGCAGATACGGCGCATGGTGGTTTCAATTTAATAGTGAATATTCAGGAATACCTACAGGTATTGTATGATTATAACGCCGGATTGGTGCTTTGTCAATGCTCCTGCTTTTTACCGCCAGCGAACAAATTTGAATATTCCGGATACCATAGCAAAGCCAGACGGCCATCATTGAGGGCCATCTGGCTTTTGATGTATACAAGGGCGGGGATGCCTCGCAAATGTTTTATACGGTGATCAAATCCAGTTTTTGGTCATAGTTGCGAAGCAGATAAGCCATTTCTTTATCCATTCGGCGATCTGTAATGAGCTTATCAACCTCTGCCAGATCAGCAAATTTAAGAAAGCTGATTTTGCCGATTTTGCTGGAATCCATCAGCATTATGGTTTGGGCGGCAATCCGCATCATAGAGCGTTTAATCTCCGCCTGATCAATCAGCGGTGTTGTAAAGCCCTTATCCGGTAAAAAGGCGT is a window from the Oscillospiraceae bacterium MB08-C2-2 genome containing:
- the cysK gene encoding cysteine synthase A, coding for MKTYAKITDLIGNTPLLELANYRKQNNLPAVILGKLEYFNPAGSVKDRIAKAMVEAAEKQGLLGPDSVIIEPTSGNTGIGLAAVAAAKGYKLILTMPETMSVERRTLLAAYGAQVVLTEGARGMRGAIAKAEELAAETPGSFIPSQFANPANPAVHRSTTGPEIWRDTDGKVDIFVAGVGTGGTVTGVGEYLKEQNPAVKIVAVEPADSPVLAKGTPGPHKIQGIGAGFVPEVLNTAIYDEIIPVENQSAFETARALAHTEGVLVGISSGAALWAASQLALRPENAGKIIVALLPDTGERYLSTPLFSE